The sequence TTTCCGCAGGCAAATCGAGGAGCCGGCACAGTTCGGCCGGATCGCGAATCGCGTCGCGCAGTTCCTGGTGCCAGGTGGTGTCCGTCTGGTCCAGTTGCGCGGTTTGGCGGGCGTCTTTGGCCGGGACTTGTGGGGGAGCGGTACCTGCCCCGGGGGCCACCGCCGGATGCGGTTTTCGCGTTTCGAGCGCGTGGGCAAATGTGGCGTGCGGCATCGGTTTTGATAAAGAATGGATAGTTCCCAAAAAATCGCCATTATCCAGGGATGGCAATTTTAACACTCCTAGCATACCTTTTCCTCCAACTTCCACCAATGAGGTGCCTGACCCGTGGCTTACAATACGAGTGATTTTAAAAAGGGGATCAAGATCCAAATTGATGGCGATCCGTATTTGATGCTGGAATGCAACTTTGTCAAACCAGGCAAAGGGCAGGCATTGTACAAGTGCAAGATGCGGAATCTGATCAAGGGGACGGTGCTGGACCGGACTTATAAAAGCGGCGACAGCCTGGACGAGGCCGATGTGACGGAGATTGAGTCGCAGTTTTTGTACAAGCAGGGGGATACGTTTGTCTTTATGGACAACACCAGCTTTGAACAGTACGAGCTGAATAGCGATTTGGTGGGAGAAACAGCGCAGTGGATCAAAGAAGGGACCCCCTGTTCCATGACGCTGTTTAACAACCGGCCGATCAGCGTGGAACCGCCCAACCACATGATTCTAAAAATCGAATATTGCGAACCGGCGGTTCGCGGCAATACGGCGACTAACTTGACCAAACCCGTCAAGCTGGAAACCGGGGCGGAGATTAGCTGTCCGGCGTTTGTCGAGACCGGCGAACTGATTCGTGTAGACACCCGCACGGGGGAATATATTGAGCGGGTGAAAGAGTAGGGGAGAATAGTTTTAGAAAGGTGGTGGTAGCATGGAATTTTCAACACAAATTCTTGATGGTGTGGTGCACGGCAATACGATCACAGTCAGTCAGCCGCTGGGTTTAGCTGATGGCGAAGCGGTAAGAATTGTGGTTTCACCACTTAGGGATGCACAAGATCCCGCATTAGAGCAAAAGGTTCAAGAATGGGAGCAATCGGAGGACGCCCGGGAGCATGCGGAATTCGTAGCTTGGAATAGAAAGTTACGGCAATTAATGAGACCTCCAATTACAGAATAAGTTTTATTATCGATTCCGATATTTGTTCATCTTATATACGCAAGCACCCTCGTGTGCTCTCGCGCATGATGATGTATTGGGGTGGACTCCACATTTCCGTTATCACACATGGCGAAATCATGAGTTGGGTATTACGAAAAAACACTACACCGCAACGTTTTTACAGGAAGTACAAGACTTATTTCAAGCGGTTACCATCTATCCCATTGACGAGACAATAAGTACACGATTTGCCACCACCCGCGTTAAACTTTTTGATTTGGGCCGCCCCGTGCCAAGCAGCGATTTGTGGATCGCCGCCACTGCTCTAGAGTATAATTTGACACTCGTAACCCATAATACCCGCGATTTTTATGGGATTCCCGATCTGAGATTAGTGGACTGGTTGCTTCCCTAACTTAACAACATCATTAATCAGATCATTAACGTCTATTTTACGATAAATTTTCTTTTAAACGAATTTTCGCTTGCTAGCAACGAAAGTCCCCGCGAGATTTGCTATATCGCCGAAGCAATTCTTAGAGCATAATACGTGGCCAAATTTTTTTCTCACCTTTAGCGCGTAAAGAGCACCCGCGCGTATGCGGCCTTTTACGCATGGGAGTGCGGACGGCAACGGGTGCTAGGCGATCTCACTTATGAAAATATTTTTTTCCGTCGGCGAACCCAGCGGCGACCTGCACGGGGCAAATCTCATCCGCGAACTCCAGCGGCTGCGGCCCGATATACGCTGCGCGGGCTATGGCGGTCCCCGCATGGCGGAGGCCGGTTGCGAGTTGCATTTTGAACTGACCAAACTGGCCGTCATGTGGTTTGCCCGCGTGTTGTGGAACTTGCTCACGTTTTTTCAACTGTGCCGGCGGGCGGATCGCTATTTTCAGACCGAGCGACCCGACGCGGTGGTGCTGATTGATTATCCCGGCTTTAACTGGTGGATCGCCCGGCGGGCCAAGCGGCACGGCATTCCCGTGTATTATTTTTCGCCGCCGCAAATCTGGGCCTGGGCCAGTTGGCGAATTGCCAAGATGCGGAAATACGTCGACCATGTGCTCAGCGGTTTGCCGTTTGAAGCGGCTTGGCTGGCGGAGCAGGGGGTGCGGGCCACCTTTGTCGGGCATCCCTACTTTGACGAAGTGCGCCGCCAGAAACTCGAACACGATTTTATTGATCAATTGCATCTGCAGGGTCAATGGGTAACGCTACTTCCCGGTTCGCGCAGCCAAGAAGTAGAGCTGAACTTGCCGATCATGCTGCGGGCGGCGGCGCTCATCCGCGCGCGGGTGCCGCGGGTCAACTTTGCCATCGCCGCGTTTACGGCGCGGCACGCCCAACTGGCGCGGCGGCTCCTGGCCGATGTCCCGTTAGATGTGGCGGTGTATGTGGGCAAGACGCCGGAACTGATCGCGGTGGCGGACTGCTGCCTGGCGACTTCGGGATCGGTATCGCTGGAGCTTCTGCACCACAAAAAGCCGACGGTCATTGTGTACATGATCAGCCGACTGGCGATGTGGGTGCAGCAATGGTTTGTGCGGGTGCGTTATATCACGCTGATCAATCTCTTGTTGGCCAAGGAGATATTTTTAGGCCAAAAAGAATATTCCGGAACATGGGGCCAGCAGGCGGGGCGCGGGGGGCGCGACAAACCGCCAGAAAAGGCGCTCTTTCCCGAATATTTGACCTGGCAGGATAAATCGCCGCAGATCGCAGCGCATTTGATTCGTTGGTTGTTGGTCGAGGAGTACCACGATGGCGTCGCCGCAGAGTTGGGCAAGCTCAAGGCCAAAATCGCGCATGGAGGCGCTAGCCGCAACGCGGCGCAGATTATTATGGCAGAAGTGATCGACCGCGCGGCGCAACCGCTAGCGCCGCATTACCAACCGCAGCGGGAAACGGCGGAAATGACGCAAACAACGGAAACGGCACAGGGCAAGGCGGCGTAAGGTTGCATGCAGTTACCGAGAAGACTCACCCTGGAATTTCCGGCTCCACCAAATTCGCCAGTTGGGCCAGTGATTCTTGCCAGCCCAGGCAGCAGGCATCCGGCGGGATGACATCCGGCAGGCCCGCTTGGATGATGTGCAGTTCCGTTCCCATACCCACTGGTTTGAATGTGATAGTCACGCGCATTTCCCCGGGCAAATCGGGCGAGTCAAAGCGGTCGGTATACACTAACTTTTGGTAGGGAATCATTTCCACGTAGGTTCCACCAAAGGAGTGGCTCTGGCCGCTGCCAAAGTTGGTAAAGGACATGCGGTATCCGCCCCCCCCCGCGCGTCGATCTCGTGGACTTTTCCGGTAAAGCCCTACGGCGGCAACCATTTGGCCATGGCGTCCGGATCGATAAACGCCTTGTAAACCCGCGTTGCGGGGGCACGCAAGACACGCTGAAACTGTACGGTGTTGGGCATGAAGGTGTCTCTTGGGATAATAAGGGAGAACGATTTGGTCGAGGAATTGCGCCTATTTATGCATTATAAATTAATGTTATGGCACCCATCCCGGCAACGCCGCCGCTTGGCGCACCCAGCGGGCCATTTGTTCCTCGTCCAAAACGTCTTTTTCATAAATGTCTAGCCAGCGCGCCTCCTGACTCTTGGGCGTGCCACCGGGAGGAATCGGATTCAATGACAGGCCCTTAAAGAACGTGACTTTGACGTACTTGGTCAATACATGAAAGGACAAAAACCAGCCCTGACCCTCAATGCCATAAAAGGGAGAATTCCAGCGCACGGCTTTCTTTACATGGGGCACATGCTTGACGATGAGCGCGTCCAGGCGGCGGCCCAGGTCGCTTTTCCAGCCGGGCATGGCCGCGATGTACGCCTGCACCGGCGCATCGCCGTCCCCTTTGGCGATCTGGGGGTTCCCGCCCGAGAGCAACACCACGCCGTTTTCGTTTGGTTGTAATTTGGCTGGCTGCGCGGGTTTGCCTGGCCTGGTGGATTTAGCCGGTTGGGCGTCGGAGCCGGATTTTGTTTTTGTGGCTTTGAAGGACGTGGATTTAGCCGCTTTGTGAATCGGCTTGCGTTTGTTCATAAACTAGCTCGCTTGGGAAGGGAATATCTAGCCCGCTGCGTCAGCAAGGGAATAATGAAACAATTGTATCCCTTGCTAACGCTGCGGGCTAAGGGGATTGTCCCTTGCTGACGCTGCGGGCTGATGTTGTCAAACGGCATCAGAATACAGCCGATCCCCCGCGCGTTTCAAGCCTGCCTTTTGTGCGAGTTCTTGCAAGAACAAATTAGAATCCTGCGGCGAAATCATGACGGAGTTAAAAAACGACGGCCCATACTGAATGTGCAGCCGGTCCAGGGATAATGCCGGGGAACTGAGGGGGTTCGAAGTGGGATTAACTGAGGATATTTTTTGCAGGGGAATTGTCCAGCGGCAAATACCACAGCGAATCACTAACTGGCTATCACTCAATCCATAACGCATGGGAAAAATCAAGCCCCAGTAAAGCAAACCCACGCCTAGCAGCATGCCCAGGCCAATCAACAGGCTGGTGGTATTCCCCTCCCACAGGGAAAGGATGCCGATGGACATTCCCGTGATCAATGGTAGTGCCAGGGCGGCAGCCACCCACCAATCGATTTTGGACGGGAACCAGTTGATATTTTCACGTGACATGGCGGGCACTCACTGCAAAATAAATTGTATTCAGAGTTGACATAATCAATCCTAACTTGTATTCGTTGGCAGTCACAGAATCTCGTCTATAAAACTCGCCAGGATTTGTCATGGGTGAATAATACCAATAATTGGAGGGAATATTACACGTGGGATTGCTTTTCCCGCTGTCTCGGCCGCATGCCGACCCGCCTAGGAACCACCTTAGTGCTCTTTTACGATTCGATTTCGGATGAACCGTCGGGCGTTATCCCACGGTTGGTGCCGCATAAACCGTAGTCTAGCGCCCAGCGGCAGACTTGCCTAACTCGAATCTTAACTTTGACACAGCACTAGGTGGTGTCAGGAAACTCCGTAAAATCATGATACCCGCAAAGTTCTATCTGATCCTGGTGGTCCCGGGCCAGTCGCCGCAGAATTTCCAGGCTGGAGCGCCGTTGAACGTCGTCGTCGGCGCGTAGCTGGGCAAGGGCCGAAACAGGATGGTCCGCGATTGCTAGTTCTGCCCGCAAATAGTAGGCATCACCCACATGTAATAGCCAACGATCGCCGGTTCTTATTGCAACTCCGCAATGGCCATGGGTGTGGCCAAACAGCGGAATTAACGCGCAACCCACGCCCAGGGCCAAGGGGAGGGGACGACATTCCACGCCAAACCAATGGCTGGGTAAAGATTGGTGGGCGAACCAACGTGGACCATGGTTAAATTGAGCGGGTGAATAACGGTCCTGAAGGGAGTTGATTTGAGTGAGTTCTTCCTGGGAAACATGCACTGTGGCGTCGGGAAAGTCGCTTAAGCCACCAGCATGATCCGGGTCGCCATGGGTGAGCACGATGTCCGCCACGGCTGACGATGGAAAGCCCAAACGCTCGATCTGGCGAATCGCCGTGAGTTCCTCATGAAACTGAAAGCCCGCCGCATCAATGGCTATTTGGCCGATACGTTCGCGTGGTTGGGCGATGTCCCGTAGGCCGATGCCGGCATCGATCAATGCCAGCCGGCCCTTCCGCTCTAGTAACAGGCAATGACAAGCCGCCCGAGGATGAGGGGGGGCATGGAGCAGACCGCAATTGAGGTGAAAGACCCGCATGGAATGCAAGGTAGAAAGTTTTTAGACTCACTCCAATTGACATATTTTAACAAAAAATGTGGATGGTATCCCTTAGCTGTAGAGGAAATAAGTGATCTCGAGTTTTATGATTATGCCAGACCGAGCCAATCCTTAACCACGGATTCCACAGCACAGAGTTGATCAGTGGGCAAAATGCCCAAACGACGGAGTAGCTTTATGGTTGGGATTGTAATGATATTTTGAGCATCAAATGCTCCTGCTTTTAAAAATCGAGTAAGCGTCTGTACTTCAAATCGAGAGCCCCGAGTACTCGTCGTATGCGGAATAACAGTTGTTAAGACACGATCTTGTTGATCGTCGGCTGGAATACTAAGAACCAAACAAGGCCGTACTTTCGCGACCATACCCAGATCAATCAACCATACTTCACCTCTTAAGGGAATTATCCGCATCCGATTCCTCCGCGTCGAGCGCTAGAAATAACTCTTCCGCTATCCCGGTTAATTGTTCTTCGGTTAACACTGTGTCGGGTAACTCGCCGCCGCGACGCAGCAGGTTGGCCAAGATGTCATGCTGTTCTTGTGGTTCCAACATATCAAATGTGGCCAATAATTGAGCGGCAATGTCGGACATAGCTTAATTCCCGGATAATAATTAGCGATTGTAAACCATACATTCCATTTTAACAATTTTAATCCCATTTCCAAAATTCGCAACAAGACGGTAAAAGTACACCCGCTTTCGCCACCCCAAAAACAAAAAAACTCCGTCCGGTTACCCGGACGGAGTCTCAGTAGCTGACTAGACTTACTAGCAACCGCG comes from Pirellulales bacterium and encodes:
- the efp gene encoding elongation factor P, whose amino-acid sequence is MAYNTSDFKKGIKIQIDGDPYLMLECNFVKPGKGQALYKCKMRNLIKGTVLDRTYKSGDSLDEADVTEIESQFLYKQGDTFVFMDNTSFEQYELNSDLVGETAQWIKEGTPCSMTLFNNRPISVEPPNHMILKIEYCEPAVRGNTATNLTKPVKLETGAEISCPAFVETGELIRVDTRTGEYIERVKE
- the lpxB gene encoding lipid-A-disaccharide synthase, with product MKIFFSVGEPSGDLHGANLIRELQRLRPDIRCAGYGGPRMAEAGCELHFELTKLAVMWFARVLWNLLTFFQLCRRADRYFQTERPDAVVLIDYPGFNWWIARRAKRHGIPVYYFSPPQIWAWASWRIAKMRKYVDHVLSGLPFEAAWLAEQGVRATFVGHPYFDEVRRQKLEHDFIDQLHLQGQWVTLLPGSRSQEVELNLPIMLRAAALIRARVPRVNFAIAAFTARHAQLARRLLADVPLDVAVYVGKTPELIAVADCCLATSGSVSLELLHHKKPTVIVYMISRLAMWVQQWFVRVRYITLINLLLAKEIFLGQKEYSGTWGQQAGRGGRDKPPEKALFPEYLTWQDKSPQIAAHLIRWLLVEEYHDGVAAELGKLKAKIAHGGASRNAAQIIMAEVIDRAAQPLAPHYQPQRETAEMTQTTETAQGKAA
- a CDS encoding SRPBCC domain-containing protein, producing MVAAVGLYRKSPRDRRAGGGGYRMSFTNFGSGQSHSFGGTYVEMIPYQKLVYTDRFDSPDLPGEMRVTITFKPVGMGTELHIIQAGLPDVIPPDACCLGWQESLAQLANLVEPEIPG
- a CDS encoding DUF1801 domain-containing protein; the protein is MNKRKPIHKAAKSTSFKATKTKSGSDAQPAKSTRPGKPAQPAKLQPNENGVVLLSGGNPQIAKGDGDAPVQAYIAAMPGWKSDLGRRLDALIVKHVPHVKKAVRWNSPFYGIEGQGWFLSFHVLTKYVKVTFFKGLSLNPIPPGGTPKSQEARWLDIYEKDVLDEEQMARWVRQAAALPGWVP
- a CDS encoding PH domain-containing protein, yielding MSRENINWFPSKIDWWVAAALALPLITGMSIGILSLWEGNTTSLLIGLGMLLGVGLLYWGLIFPMRYGLSDSQLVIRCGICRWTIPLQKISSVNPTSNPLSSPALSLDRLHIQYGPSFFNSVMISPQDSNLFLQELAQKAGLKRAGDRLYSDAV
- a CDS encoding MBL fold metallo-hydrolase, whose protein sequence is MRVFHLNCGLLHAPPHPRAACHCLLLERKGRLALIDAGIGLRDIAQPRERIGQIAIDAAGFQFHEELTAIRQIERLGFPSSAVADIVLTHGDPDHAGGLSDFPDATVHVSQEELTQINSLQDRYSPAQFNHGPRWFAHQSLPSHWFGVECRPLPLALGVGCALIPLFGHTHGHCGVAIRTGDRWLLHVGDAYYLRAELAIADHPVSALAQLRADDDVQRRSSLEILRRLARDHQDQIELCGYHDFTEFPDTT
- a CDS encoding type II toxin-antitoxin system PemK/MazF family toxin, which codes for MRIIPLRGEVWLIDLGMVAKVRPCLVLSIPADDQQDRVLTTVIPHTTSTRGSRFEVQTLTRFLKAGAFDAQNIITIPTIKLLRRLGILPTDQLCAVESVVKDWLGLA